From one Leifsonia soli genomic stretch:
- a CDS encoding bifunctional riboflavin kinase/FAD synthetase has translation MKVFHTVSEVPDGWGPSAVTIGKFDGVHTGHRAVIDRLRTVAAERGLVSTIITFDRNPLEVLAPEKCPPSLVSNAQKLDLLASTGVDATLMVAFDRALAGLEPEEFVHRILVDRLHAAAVLVGSDFRFGARGAGDVALLRRLGEKYGFAVELIDDVRPEHGRRVSSTWIRELLADGDVAHATQLLGAAPTVRGLVVHGAARGRELGFPTANLSPESEGLIPADGVYAGWLTDAGERYPAAISVGNNPTFEGVPHKQVEAYVLDRELDLYDHTVEVAFVERIRGMVAYTGIEPLIAQIAADVEQARRILGVVPATDADERA, from the coding sequence GTGAAGGTCTTCCACACCGTCTCCGAGGTTCCAGACGGCTGGGGCCCCAGCGCCGTCACCATCGGCAAGTTCGACGGGGTGCACACCGGCCACCGGGCCGTGATCGACCGGCTGCGCACCGTCGCCGCCGAACGCGGGCTGGTCTCGACCATCATCACCTTCGACCGCAACCCGCTCGAAGTGCTCGCGCCCGAGAAGTGCCCGCCGTCGCTCGTCAGCAACGCGCAGAAGCTCGACCTGCTCGCGTCCACCGGTGTCGACGCGACGCTCATGGTCGCCTTCGACCGGGCGCTCGCCGGGCTCGAACCCGAGGAGTTCGTCCACCGCATCCTCGTCGACCGGCTGCATGCCGCGGCCGTGCTGGTCGGCAGCGACTTCCGGTTCGGCGCCCGTGGCGCGGGCGACGTCGCCCTGCTGCGCCGGCTCGGCGAGAAGTACGGCTTCGCAGTCGAGCTCATCGACGACGTGCGGCCGGAGCACGGCCGCCGCGTCTCCTCCACCTGGATCCGCGAGCTGCTCGCGGACGGCGACGTCGCGCACGCGACGCAGCTGCTGGGCGCCGCGCCGACCGTGCGCGGACTCGTGGTGCACGGCGCTGCGCGCGGACGCGAGCTCGGGTTCCCGACGGCGAACCTGTCGCCGGAGTCGGAGGGGCTCATCCCCGCCGACGGTGTGTACGCCGGCTGGCTGACGGACGCGGGGGAGCGCTACCCCGCCGCGATCTCGGTCGGCAACAACCCGACCTTCGAGGGCGTGCCCCACAAGCAGGTGGAGGCGTACGTGCTCGACCGCGAGCTCGACCTGTACGACCACACGGTCGAGGTCGCGTTCGTCGAGCGCATCCGCGGGATGGTCGCGTACACCGGCATCGAGCCGCTCATCGCGCAGATCGCGGCCGACGTCGAGCAGGCGCGGCGCATCCTCGGCGTCGTCCCGGCGACCGACGCCGACGAGCGCGCCTGA
- the deoC gene encoding deoxyribose-phosphate aldolase: MTIETTPPVRTLAPAARAVEVLGGDLTEGSLRRYLNGIPGVDAVGLEQRAAGLGTRSIKTTSKKWALDTVIELIDLTTLEGADTPGKVRSLVAKALTPDPSDLTAPRPAAVCVYGDMVPYAVEALGASHAGAVRRAGGQGGVSVAAVATAFPSGRASLKVKLADTADAVAAGADEIDMVIDRGAFLSGRYGLVFDEIVAVKEACRREDGTYAHLKVILETGELNTYDNVRRASWLSILAGGDFIKTSTGKVSPAATLPVTLLMLEVVRDWHRLTGEEIGVKPAGGIRSSKDAIKYLVTVAETVGERWLQPHLFRFGASSLLNDVLLQRQKLATGHYSGADYVTID, encoded by the coding sequence GTGACCATCGAGACAACGCCGCCCGTGCGCACCCTGGCACCCGCGGCCCGCGCGGTCGAGGTGCTCGGCGGCGACCTGACGGAGGGATCGCTGCGGCGGTACCTCAACGGCATCCCCGGAGTGGATGCGGTGGGCCTGGAGCAGCGCGCGGCCGGCCTCGGCACGCGCTCCATCAAGACCACCAGCAAGAAGTGGGCGCTCGACACGGTCATCGAGCTGATCGACCTCACCACTCTGGAGGGCGCGGACACCCCCGGCAAGGTGCGCTCGCTCGTGGCCAAGGCGCTCACGCCCGACCCGTCCGACCTGACCGCGCCGCGTCCCGCGGCCGTCTGCGTCTACGGCGACATGGTGCCGTATGCGGTGGAGGCACTGGGCGCCTCGCACGCGGGCGCCGTGCGCCGCGCGGGCGGCCAGGGCGGCGTCAGCGTGGCGGCCGTCGCGACCGCCTTCCCGAGCGGACGCGCCTCCCTGAAGGTCAAGCTCGCCGACACGGCGGACGCCGTGGCCGCCGGCGCGGACGAGATCGACATGGTGATCGACCGCGGGGCGTTCCTGTCCGGCCGGTACGGCCTCGTCTTCGACGAGATCGTCGCCGTGAAGGAGGCCTGCCGCCGCGAGGACGGCACGTACGCGCACCTCAAGGTGATCCTGGAGACGGGCGAGCTGAACACGTACGACAACGTGCGGCGCGCATCCTGGCTGAGCATCCTGGCGGGCGGCGACTTCATCAAGACGTCAACGGGCAAGGTGTCGCCGGCGGCGACGCTGCCCGTGACCCTGCTGATGCTGGAGGTCGTGCGCGACTGGCACCGGCTCACCGGCGAGGAGATCGGCGTCAAGCCGGCCGGCGGTATCCGCTCGTCGAAGGACGCCATCAAGTACCTCGTGACCGTGGCGGAGACGGTGGGCGAGCGGTGGCTGCAGCCGCACCTGTTCCGGTTCGGCGCATCCAGCCTCCTGAACGACGTGCTCCTGCAGCGCCAGAAGCTGGCGACCGGGCATTACTCCGGCGCCGACTACGTGACGATCGACTGA
- a CDS encoding aldehyde dehydrogenase family protein, whose amino-acid sequence MSRLAVPKTYKLYIGGKFPRSESGRTYEVVSSKGAFLANAAKASRKDARDAVVAARAAVSGWSGATAYNRGQVLYRIAELMEGRRAQFVDEIQKSEGVSASVATAQVDEAIDRWVWYAGWADKFAQVAGNANPVAGPYFNISVPEPTGVVAIVAPQDSSLLGFTSAVAPALVAGNTVVVIASERFPLSAISLSEVLATSDVPGGVVNILTGSPAEIAPWLASHADVNALDLVGAGELDWVDLQIAAADTLKRVLTPENGPDAAAPSLDRIAFFTETKTVWHTKSLL is encoded by the coding sequence ATGAGCCGCCTGGCCGTCCCCAAGACCTACAAGCTCTACATCGGCGGGAAGTTTCCGCGCAGCGAGTCCGGCCGCACCTACGAGGTCGTCTCGTCGAAGGGGGCGTTCCTGGCGAACGCGGCCAAGGCGTCCCGCAAGGACGCCCGCGACGCCGTCGTCGCCGCGCGCGCCGCCGTCTCCGGCTGGTCGGGCGCCACGGCGTACAACCGCGGCCAGGTGCTGTACCGGATCGCGGAGCTGATGGAGGGGCGTCGTGCCCAGTTCGTCGACGAGATCCAGAAGTCCGAGGGCGTCTCGGCGTCCGTCGCGACCGCGCAGGTCGACGAGGCGATCGACCGCTGGGTCTGGTACGCGGGATGGGCGGACAAGTTCGCGCAGGTCGCGGGCAACGCCAACCCCGTCGCCGGCCCGTACTTCAACATCTCGGTGCCGGAGCCGACCGGCGTCGTCGCCATCGTCGCGCCGCAGGACTCCAGCCTGCTCGGCTTCACCAGCGCGGTCGCCCCGGCCCTGGTCGCGGGCAACACGGTCGTGGTGATCGCGAGCGAGCGCTTCCCGCTGTCGGCGATCAGCCTCAGCGAGGTGCTCGCGACGAGCGATGTGCCGGGCGGCGTCGTGAACATCCTGACCGGCTCGCCGGCCGAGATCGCGCCGTGGCTGGCCTCGCACGCCGACGTCAACGCGCTCGATCTGGTCGGCGCGGGCGAGCTCGACTGGGTGGACCTGCAGATCGCCGCGGCGGACACCCTCAAGCGCGTGCTGACGCCCGAGAACGGGCCCGATGCGGCCGCGCCGTCGCTCGACCGCATCGCCTTCTTCACCGAGACGAAGACGGTCTGGCACACCAAGTCGCTGCTGTAG
- a CDS encoding SGNH/GDSL hydrolase family protein, whose protein sequence is MTDEWRPERGELALVGDSLTQGGDWDALLPGEAVRNFGMAGDTTDDVLARLGDVIDARPALIALLVGTNDLAWRRSVEHVVRNIETMLVTLRKELPETRILAQSVMPRGHEFADQIRDINRHLWQFAPTVHAGWLDLWPAMALEDGELNPAYTEDRLHLNAEGYRVWAGELIPALERIRELPPSSRAITLPDLGGAA, encoded by the coding sequence ATGACGGATGAGTGGAGACCCGAACGCGGTGAGCTTGCCCTCGTCGGCGACAGCCTGACGCAGGGCGGCGACTGGGATGCGCTGCTTCCCGGTGAGGCGGTTCGCAACTTCGGGATGGCCGGCGACACCACCGACGACGTCCTCGCGCGACTCGGGGACGTGATCGACGCGCGGCCCGCGCTGATCGCCCTCCTCGTCGGCACCAACGACCTGGCCTGGCGCCGCTCGGTGGAGCACGTCGTCCGCAACATCGAGACCATGCTGGTGACGCTCCGCAAGGAGCTGCCGGAGACGCGCATTCTGGCCCAGTCCGTGATGCCGCGAGGGCACGAGTTCGCCGACCAGATCCGCGACATCAACCGGCACCTGTGGCAGTTCGCCCCGACCGTGCACGCCGGCTGGCTCGACCTGTGGCCGGCCATGGCGCTGGAGGACGGCGAGCTGAACCCCGCGTACACCGAGGACCGTCTGCACCTCAATGCCGAGGGCTACCGCGTGTGGGCCGGCGAGCTCATCCCCGCGCTGGAGCGCATCCGCGAGCTGCCGCCGTCGAGCCGCGCCATCACCCTCCCCGACCTCGGCGGCGCCGCCTAG
- a CDS encoding ROK family protein gives MPTDPALAAPAAPTPYVLAVDFGGTKVEAALVDAEGRLVEGSRHRRPTGRNATVPELEESVGGVVRAAAASLPAGASIVGVGIGSAGPIDRQRGLVSPLNVPHWRDYPMRDFVAGVAAELGLAVPVTLEMDGVAITMAEHWVGAAQGVDNVMGMVISTGIGGGLIVGGRVITGPTGNAGHIGHVEVGDIKGEDTFGNPYALEAMASGPHTVAWARQQGFEGATGEDLAAAYVAGDLIAREAIARTGEAVGRAIASATALLDLELVAIGGGFSHSTPDLFDHMRDVIEHHYFPFVRKVRIVPSALSSEGPLIGAAALIHRAALLP, from the coding sequence GTGCCCACAGACCCCGCGCTCGCCGCCCCCGCCGCACCGACCCCCTACGTCCTGGCCGTCGACTTCGGCGGCACCAAGGTCGAAGCCGCCCTGGTGGATGCGGAGGGGCGCCTCGTCGAGGGCTCCCGGCACCGCCGTCCGACCGGGCGGAACGCCACCGTCCCGGAACTCGAGGAGTCGGTGGGCGGCGTCGTGCGCGCGGCTGCCGCATCCCTCCCCGCCGGTGCTTCGATCGTCGGCGTCGGCATCGGGAGCGCCGGACCGATCGACCGGCAGCGCGGGCTGGTCTCGCCCCTCAACGTGCCGCACTGGCGCGACTACCCGATGCGCGACTTCGTCGCGGGCGTCGCCGCCGAGCTCGGCCTCGCCGTGCCCGTGACGCTCGAGATGGACGGCGTGGCGATCACCATGGCCGAGCACTGGGTGGGCGCCGCCCAGGGCGTCGACAACGTCATGGGGATGGTCATCTCCACCGGCATCGGCGGCGGACTCATCGTCGGCGGCCGCGTGATCACCGGGCCGACCGGCAACGCCGGACACATCGGACACGTCGAGGTCGGCGACATCAAGGGCGAGGACACCTTCGGCAACCCGTACGCGCTGGAAGCCATGGCGTCCGGGCCGCACACCGTCGCGTGGGCGCGACAGCAGGGCTTCGAGGGGGCGACCGGGGAAGACCTGGCCGCGGCGTACGTCGCGGGCGACCTGATCGCGCGCGAGGCGATCGCCCGCACCGGCGAGGCCGTCGGGCGCGCGATCGCGTCGGCGACGGCGCTGCTCGACCTGGAACTCGTCGCCATCGGCGGCGGGTTCTCGCACTCGACGCCGGACTTGTTCGATCACATGCGCGACGTGATCGAGCACCACTACTTCCCGTTCGTGCGCAAGGTGCGGATCGTCCCGTCCGCCCTCTCCTCCGAGGGGCCGCTCATCGGAGCAGCCGCCCTCATCCACCGCGCCGCCCTCCTCCCCTGA
- a CDS encoding sugar-binding transcriptional regulator: MALNDSDEILAVKAAELYYEAGKTQDEIGVALNVSRWKVGRLLVAAREHGFVRIEIVHPSARRFSLERELCGFYGLVDAVVVPAAESDADVQARVAQAAADYLTTLRPVPRTLGVSWGRTLHAVAARLRPGWAIGVNPVQINGSVSSTRQATAAADTAVVIARKAQGTATLLPSPAIFEHAATRRAIEADRSVQSVLELARDASAYLFSAGVVDTSSVHVDSGYLSVEDVAALAEKGAVGDVVGRFITDDGQVADPELNARTLGLSLDELRSARTSIAVIAGEAKHRVAHAVVASGLCTTLITDESTANDLLGRTAPGTTAP, from the coding sequence GTGGCCCTGAACGATTCGGACGAGATCCTCGCCGTCAAAGCCGCGGAACTCTATTACGAAGCCGGCAAGACGCAGGACGAGATCGGCGTCGCCCTCAACGTCTCGCGCTGGAAGGTCGGCCGTCTGCTCGTCGCCGCCCGTGAGCACGGGTTCGTGCGCATCGAGATCGTCCACCCCAGCGCCCGCCGGTTCTCGCTCGAGCGCGAGCTCTGCGGCTTCTACGGCCTGGTGGATGCGGTCGTCGTGCCCGCCGCGGAGTCCGACGCCGACGTCCAGGCCCGGGTCGCGCAGGCCGCCGCGGACTATCTGACGACGCTGCGTCCCGTGCCGCGCACGCTGGGCGTCAGCTGGGGCCGCACCCTGCACGCCGTCGCCGCACGCCTGCGCCCGGGCTGGGCCATCGGGGTGAACCCGGTGCAGATCAACGGCAGTGTCTCCTCGACCCGCCAGGCCACGGCGGCGGCCGACACGGCCGTCGTCATCGCCAGGAAGGCGCAGGGCACAGCGACCCTGCTGCCCAGCCCGGCGATCTTCGAGCACGCCGCCACCCGCCGGGCGATCGAGGCCGACCGCTCGGTGCAGAGCGTCCTCGAGCTCGCGCGGGACGCGAGCGCGTACCTGTTCAGCGCCGGCGTCGTCGACACCAGCTCGGTGCACGTCGATTCCGGGTACCTCTCGGTGGAGGATGTGGCCGCGCTGGCCGAGAAGGGCGCGGTCGGCGACGTGGTCGGCCGCTTCATCACCGACGACGGACAGGTCGCCGACCCCGAGCTCAACGCGCGGACCCTCGGGCTCAGCCTCGACGAGCTCCGCTCGGCGCGGACGTCCATCGCCGTCATCGCCGGGGAGGCCAAGCACCGCGTCGCCCACGCCGTCGTCGCGAGCGGGCTCTGCACGACGCTCATCACCGACGAGTCCACCGCCAACGACCTGCTCGGGCGCACGGCGCCCGGCACGACCGCTCCGTAG
- the truB gene encoding tRNA pseudouridine(55) synthase TruB: MTGSGLILVDKPAGMTSHDVVSRVRRAAATRKVGHAGTLDPMATGLLILGINSSTRLLTYIVGADKEYLATIRLGASSTTDDAEGELGEQASQAALDAVTGDAIAAGIARLTGEIEQIPSSVSAIKVDGKRAYARVRAGEQVELKPRAVTVSEFELIGTRRDAGAIDLDVRVVCSSGTYIRSLARDLGAGLGVGGHLTALRRTRVGAYDVRDAHDLATLDAEAALIPAVDAAVRLFERLDLTEQQAIDLTHGRRIHIADREGAGGVPVAAVAPNGALVGLIEFRGKEARTLVNFPTDEAVGPA, from the coding sequence ATGACCGGCAGCGGTCTCATCCTCGTCGACAAGCCGGCGGGCATGACGAGCCACGACGTCGTCTCGCGCGTGCGACGCGCGGCGGCCACCCGCAAGGTCGGGCACGCCGGCACGCTGGATCCGATGGCGACCGGGCTCCTCATCCTCGGGATCAACTCCTCCACGCGCCTGCTGACCTACATCGTCGGCGCGGACAAGGAGTACCTGGCGACCATCCGTCTCGGGGCGTCGTCGACGACCGACGACGCCGAGGGAGAGCTGGGCGAGCAGGCGTCGCAGGCTGCGCTCGATGCCGTGACCGGCGACGCGATCGCCGCGGGCATCGCCCGGCTGACCGGCGAGATCGAGCAGATCCCGTCCTCCGTCAGCGCGATCAAGGTCGACGGGAAGCGCGCGTACGCCCGCGTCCGCGCGGGGGAGCAGGTGGAGCTGAAGCCGCGGGCGGTCACTGTGTCCGAGTTCGAGCTGATCGGCACGCGCCGCGACGCGGGCGCGATCGACCTCGACGTCCGCGTCGTCTGCTCGTCCGGCACGTACATCCGCTCGCTCGCCCGCGACCTCGGCGCCGGCCTCGGCGTCGGCGGCCACCTGACCGCGCTGCGGCGCACCCGGGTCGGCGCGTACGACGTGCGCGACGCCCACGACCTCGCTACGCTCGACGCGGAGGCCGCGCTGATCCCGGCGGTGGATGCGGCCGTCCGGCTGTTCGAGCGCCTCGACCTCACCGAGCAGCAGGCGATCGATCTGACGCACGGCCGCCGCATCCACATCGCGGACCGCGAGGGAGCAGGCGGCGTGCCGGTCGCGGCCGTCGCCCCGAACGGAGCACTGGTGGGACTCATCGAGTTCCGCGGAAAGGAAGCACGGACCCTGGTGAACTTCCCGACGGACGAAGCGGTCGGACCCGCATGA
- a CDS encoding MFS transporter, whose amino-acid sequence MTGANPAADRRPLWHGRAIALLGILLVAANLRTAVAALSPIFAEIRTDFDVSSIGVGLLGMLPPVCFAVFGLIAPSFTRRLSLEAVVLLALGVMLAGHLIRAAAPSFAVLAIGSAVTFAGMGVGNVLLPPLVKRYFPDRIGLVTSLYATVMSVSTLLPPLVAVPVADAAGWHVSVGMWAVVCALAILPWLRILITHRPAHPDRDVEVEKAQPAMAGRVWHSPLAWAMAVLFAVSSLNAYAMFAWLPEILHDVAGLPPLEGGALLSVYAGMGIPAGLLVPLLAARMRNVAWLIYAGVAFFVLGYLGLILAPGVATWLWVSLAGLGPLLFPLCLVLINMRTRTHAGSVALSGFTQGLGYTLGALGPLAVGVLHQLTASWTLALVVLTATALAAAAAGAVAARPRYLED is encoded by the coding sequence ATGACGGGTGCGAACCCGGCCGCCGACCGGCGGCCGCTCTGGCACGGGCGCGCGATCGCGCTGCTCGGCATCCTGCTGGTCGCCGCGAACCTCCGCACCGCGGTCGCCGCACTGTCGCCGATCTTCGCGGAGATCCGCACCGATTTCGACGTGTCGAGCATCGGGGTCGGACTGCTCGGGATGCTGCCGCCGGTCTGCTTCGCCGTGTTCGGGCTGATCGCGCCCTCGTTCACCCGGCGGCTCAGTCTCGAAGCCGTCGTGCTGCTGGCGCTCGGCGTCATGCTGGCCGGCCATCTCATCCGCGCGGCCGCTCCGTCGTTCGCGGTGCTGGCGATCGGGTCCGCCGTGACCTTCGCGGGCATGGGTGTGGGCAACGTGCTGCTCCCTCCGCTGGTCAAGCGGTACTTCCCGGACCGGATCGGGCTCGTCACCTCGCTGTACGCGACGGTGATGTCGGTGTCGACGCTGCTGCCTCCGCTCGTCGCCGTTCCGGTCGCCGACGCGGCCGGGTGGCACGTCTCCGTCGGCATGTGGGCCGTGGTCTGCGCGCTCGCGATCCTGCCGTGGCTGCGCATCCTGATCACGCACAGGCCGGCGCACCCGGACCGCGACGTCGAGGTGGAGAAGGCGCAGCCGGCGATGGCCGGCCGGGTCTGGCACTCGCCGCTGGCGTGGGCGATGGCCGTGCTGTTCGCCGTGTCGAGCCTCAACGCGTACGCGATGTTCGCGTGGCTGCCCGAGATCCTGCACGACGTCGCCGGGCTCCCGCCGCTCGAGGGCGGGGCCCTGCTGTCGGTGTATGCCGGGATGGGCATACCGGCCGGGCTGCTCGTGCCGCTGCTGGCGGCGCGGATGCGGAACGTCGCCTGGCTCATCTACGCCGGTGTCGCGTTCTTCGTGCTGGGGTACCTCGGCCTCATCCTCGCGCCCGGCGTCGCGACGTGGCTCTGGGTTTCGCTGGCCGGGCTCGGGCCGTTGCTGTTCCCGCTCTGCCTCGTGCTGATCAACATGCGCACCCGGACGCACGCAGGATCCGTCGCGCTGAGCGGGTTTACGCAGGGGCTCGGCTACACGCTGGGCGCGCTCGGACCGCTCGCGGTGGGCGTGCTCCACCAGCTCACCGCCTCGTGGACGCTCGCCCTCGTCGTGCTGACCGCGACCGCCCTCGCCGCGGCGGCCGCCGGCGCCGTCGCCGCGCGCCCCCGCTACCTCGAAGACTGA
- a CDS encoding aldehyde dehydrogenase family protein, with the protein MSFLEYAPAPESRSILTLRDEYGLFIDGEFVAGHGTPFQTISPATEERLATIATADSSDVDAAVASARRAYDRVWSRMSGSDRGKYLFRIARLVQERARELAVAESLDNGKPIKESRDVDVPLVAAWFFYYAGWADKLEHAGLGPAPRALGVAAQVIPWNFPLLMLAWKIAPALAAGNTVVLKPAETTPLTALLFAEIVQQADLPAGVVNIVTGAGETGRDLVAHPDVDKVAFTGSTAVGREIARTVAGTSKKLTLELGGKAANIVFDDAPIDQAVEGIVNGIFFNQGHVCCAGSRLLVQESVHDEVVERLKSRLSTLRLGDPLDKNTDIGAINSAEQLQRIRELSDIGEAEGAERWTADCEIPENGFWFAPTIFDNVSTSHRIAREEIFGPVLSVLTFRTPAEAIAKANNTPYGLSAGIWSEKGSRILAVADKLRAGVVWANTFNRFDPASPFGGYKESGYGREGGRHGLGAYLVPGRSLPAASGLRIPAVRPTRKGASK; encoded by the coding sequence ATGAGCTTCCTCGAATACGCTCCGGCTCCCGAGTCGCGGTCGATCCTCACCCTGCGCGACGAGTACGGGCTGTTCATCGACGGCGAGTTCGTCGCCGGGCACGGCACGCCGTTCCAGACCATCTCTCCCGCGACGGAGGAGCGCCTCGCGACCATCGCCACCGCCGACTCCTCCGACGTGGATGCGGCCGTCGCGTCCGCCCGCCGCGCCTACGACCGCGTCTGGTCGCGAATGAGCGGGAGCGACCGCGGCAAATACCTCTTCCGCATCGCCCGGCTCGTCCAGGAGCGCGCACGCGAGCTCGCCGTGGCCGAGAGCCTCGACAACGGCAAGCCGATCAAGGAGAGCCGCGATGTGGACGTGCCGCTCGTCGCCGCCTGGTTCTTCTACTACGCGGGCTGGGCCGACAAGCTCGAGCACGCCGGGCTCGGCCCCGCGCCCCGGGCGCTCGGCGTGGCCGCGCAGGTGATCCCGTGGAACTTCCCGCTGCTGATGCTCGCGTGGAAGATCGCCCCGGCCCTCGCCGCAGGCAACACGGTCGTGCTGAAGCCGGCCGAGACGACGCCGCTCACGGCGCTGCTGTTCGCCGAGATCGTGCAGCAGGCCGACCTGCCCGCCGGTGTCGTGAACATCGTCACCGGCGCGGGGGAGACCGGGCGCGACCTGGTCGCCCACCCGGATGTGGACAAGGTCGCGTTCACGGGCTCCACGGCCGTCGGGCGCGAGATCGCGCGCACCGTCGCCGGCACCTCCAAGAAGCTGACCCTGGAGCTCGGCGGCAAGGCCGCCAACATCGTCTTCGACGACGCTCCCATCGACCAGGCCGTCGAGGGCATCGTCAACGGCATCTTCTTCAACCAGGGCCACGTCTGCTGTGCCGGAAGCCGCCTGCTGGTGCAGGAGAGCGTCCACGACGAGGTCGTCGAGCGACTGAAGAGCCGCCTGTCGACGCTGCGTCTCGGCGACCCGCTCGACAAGAACACCGACATCGGCGCGATCAACAGCGCGGAGCAGCTGCAGCGCATCCGCGAGCTGTCGGACATCGGCGAGGCCGAGGGCGCGGAGCGCTGGACGGCCGACTGCGAGATCCCGGAGAACGGGTTCTGGTTCGCGCCGACCATCTTCGACAACGTGTCGACCAGCCACCGCATCGCCCGCGAGGAGATCTTCGGCCCTGTGCTGTCGGTGCTGACCTTCCGCACTCCGGCCGAGGCGATCGCGAAGGCCAACAACACCCCGTACGGGCTGTCGGCCGGCATCTGGTCGGAGAAGGGCAGCCGCATCCTGGCCGTCGCCGACAAGCTGCGCGCCGGTGTCGTCTGGGCCAACACCTTCAACCGCTTCGACCCCGCCAGCCCGTTCGGCGGGTACAAGGAGTCCGGCTACGGCCGCGAGGGCGGCCGTCACGGTCTCGGCGCGTACCTCGTGCCCGGCCGTTCGCTGCCCGCCGCCTCCGGCCTCCGCATCCCCGCCGTCCGCCCGACCCGCAAGGGAGCCTCCAAATGA
- a CDS encoding helix-turn-helix domain-containing protein: MSDGLDLAALFAHPANGGLRAIAGAQPSVVWRELVVAADESGLPDEGDGRLAVLTVPPPATPWQQDALVRRVRDRGYRGLVLPEAEGFGAGTRSLAERLGLALLGAADPMALARAGWELREGRDALTLGYVRRVAQSIEYHADNLADLLRHLSASVGHGVALIDSEGVLLEAGEALPASVHAAIDFGPWISTVELPEGSAASVRVDSPSRAGLRLAVFGRGLGAVQLSALAVAAEVAMPAVAARILIDEVADVNDAAVASGLLRDFLELRDSRDSELEQRMLERGWRTTGYHLGFRLVGRSRVDTLQLLRLVARELTALPVDSHAATSGRGVTGWLSFATPPSPSRVEESVRALLAMHTAARRVFNVATGVGTLEGGATGLVATIDGASDAARIAAGRSATGYFVRIDALGLEQLLLSWTESDTFVPAAESLLAPLLARGPELVETLAAYLDHESGIAATAEALGLHRNTVSTRVARAQELLGLDLADPETRLAVHLACRALRR, encoded by the coding sequence GTGAGCGACGGACTCGACCTCGCGGCCCTGTTCGCGCATCCCGCGAACGGCGGACTGCGCGCCATCGCGGGGGCGCAGCCGTCCGTCGTGTGGCGTGAACTCGTCGTCGCCGCGGACGAGTCCGGGCTGCCGGACGAGGGAGACGGACGACTCGCCGTGCTCACGGTCCCGCCGCCGGCGACGCCGTGGCAGCAGGATGCGCTGGTGCGCCGCGTCCGCGACCGCGGCTACCGCGGGCTGGTGCTCCCCGAGGCGGAGGGGTTCGGTGCGGGCACCCGCTCCCTCGCGGAGCGCCTCGGGCTGGCGCTCCTCGGCGCGGCCGACCCGATGGCGCTCGCCCGCGCCGGGTGGGAGCTGCGCGAAGGACGGGACGCGCTCACTCTCGGGTACGTCCGGCGCGTCGCGCAGTCGATCGAGTACCACGCGGACAACCTCGCGGATCTGCTGCGGCACCTCTCCGCCAGCGTGGGCCATGGCGTCGCCCTGATCGACAGTGAAGGCGTGCTGCTGGAGGCGGGGGAAGCGCTGCCCGCCTCCGTCCACGCCGCGATCGACTTCGGCCCCTGGATCAGCACCGTCGAACTCCCGGAGGGGTCCGCCGCCTCCGTCCGGGTGGACAGCCCGAGCCGCGCCGGCCTCCGGCTGGCGGTCTTCGGCCGGGGCCTCGGCGCCGTGCAGCTGAGCGCCCTGGCGGTCGCAGCGGAGGTGGCCATGCCCGCGGTCGCCGCGCGCATCCTCATCGACGAGGTGGCCGACGTGAACGATGCGGCGGTCGCCTCCGGCCTGCTGCGCGACTTCCTGGAGCTGCGCGACAGCCGCGACTCCGAGTTGGAGCAACGGATGCTCGAACGCGGCTGGCGGACGACCGGATACCATCTGGGGTTCCGTCTGGTCGGGCGCTCCCGCGTCGACACCCTCCAACTGCTGCGCCTGGTCGCCCGGGAGCTGACGGCGCTGCCCGTCGACTCGCACGCCGCCACGAGCGGTCGCGGGGTGACGGGCTGGCTCAGCTTCGCCACTCCGCCGTCGCCGAGCCGGGTCGAGGAGAGCGTGCGGGCGCTGCTCGCGATGCACACGGCCGCCCGCCGCGTGTTCAACGTCGCGACAGGGGTCGGGACGCTGGAGGGCGGCGCTACCGGACTCGTCGCCACAATCGACGGGGCCTCGGACGCCGCGCGCATCGCTGCCGGCCGCTCGGCGACGGGCTACTTCGTGCGGATCGACGCGCTCGGACTGGAGCAGCTGCTGCTGTCGTGGACCGAGAGCGACACGTTCGTCCCCGCGGCGGAATCCCTGCTCGCCCCGCTTCTCGCCCGCGGGCCGGAGCTCGTGGAGACCCTCGCCGCGTACCTGGACCACGAGTCGGGCATCGCGGCGACCGCCGAGGCGCTCGGTCTGCACCGCAACACCGTCTCCACCCGCGTCGCGCGCGCCCAGGAGCTGCTCGGTCTCGACCTCGCCGACCCCGAGACGCGCCTCGCCGTGCACCTCGCCTGCCGCGCGCTCCGCCGCTGA